From the genome of Eucalyptus grandis isolate ANBG69807.140 chromosome 2, ASM1654582v1, whole genome shotgun sequence, one region includes:
- the LOC104428305 gene encoding probable pectinesterase/pectinesterase inhibitor 21, whose amino-acid sequence MSRYELFSSPTGRGKRTAYAVGGVGIVFVVAVVIGVAISVGSRSSGSSQSSAGTGSGASTSMKSIQSICEPTDYRETCVKSLSAAGGNSTDPKDLIRTGFQVAINQVKAAIENSTVVKDLAKDPRSKQALETCQHLLEYSIDDLQSSFERLGAFDVSNLDKYMADLHVWLSGAITFQESCLDGFENTTGAAAKKMKQILQGSRELTSNGLAMVTEISSLLGSLNIPDVSRRLLTEEQDGIPEFPSWVDEGRRKLLAAAPKDIKPDVVVAQDGSGKYKTIREALNEVPKKNNKTFVIYIKEGVYKEKVLVDKKTTNVMIIGDGPTKTVITGSLNYVDGVQTCNTATFTAIGSYFIAKDIKFENSAGAEKHQAVALRVQSDMSVIYNCHMDAFQDTLYAHAHRQFYRDCTISGTIDFIFGDALAVFQNCQMFVKKPLENQQCIVTASGRSERRSASAIVLQNCTISADPAYYPLRNINKAYLGRPWKDYSRTIIMQSQIDDLIQPQGWLAWMGNFALNTCFYAEYGNRGAGSATTGRAKWRGIKSMTAQHIVDFTPKAFFKGDDAWITATGVPYSPKLMAV is encoded by the exons ATGAGCAGATACGAACTCTTCTCCAGCCCAACAGGGCGAGGAAAGCGCACGGCATACGCTGTCGGTGGGGTCGGCATAGTATTTGTCGTGGCTGTGGTGATCGGCGTGGCCATCAGCGTCGGCAGCAGAAGCAGCGGGTCCAGCCAGTCCAGTGCTGGTACCGGCAGCGGGGCATCGACCTCGATgaaatcaattcaatccatatGCGAACCCACCGACTACCGAGAAACCTGCGTGAAGAGCCTTTCCGCAGCGGGCGGGAACAGCACCGACCCCAAAGACCTCATCCGGACGGGCTTCCAAGTAGCGATCAACCAGGTCAAGGCAGCAATCGAGAACTCCACCGTCGTGAAGGATCTCGCAAAGGACCCGAGATCCAAGCAGGCCCTTGAGACGTGCCAGCACCTCCTGGAGTACTCGATCGACGACCTCCAGAGTTCCTTCGAGAGGCTGGGTGCGTTCGATGTGAGCAATCTCGACAAGTACATGGCCGACCTGCACGTCTGGCTCAGCGGGGCCATCACATTCCAGGAGAGCTGCCTCGATGGCTTCGAGAACACGACTGGTGCAGCTgcgaagaagatgaagcaaatTCTGCAGGGCTCCAGGGAGCTCACCAGCAACGGCCTCGCCATGGTCACCGAGATCTCCTCGCTGCTGGGCTCACTCAACATCCCCGACGTGAGCCGGCGCCTCCTGACCGAGGAGCAGGACGGCATCCCCGAGTTCCCGTCGTGGGTCGACGAGGGGCGACGCAAACTCCTCGCTGCTGCACCTAAGGACATCAAGCCCGACGTGGTTGTGGCCCAGGACGGAAGCGGCAAGTACAAGACCATCCGTGAGGCTCTGAACGAGGTTCCTAAGAAGAACAACAAGACCTTCGTCATATACATCAAGGAAGGAGTGTACAAAGAGAAAGTACTGGTAGACAAGAAGACGACCAATGTCATGATTATCGGCGACGGCCCGACGAAGACTGTGATCACCGGGAGCTTGAACTATGTCGATGGAGTCCAAACCTGCAACACCGCAACATTCA CTGCCATAGGAAGCTACTTCAtagccaaggacatcaagtttGAGAACTCGGCAGGCGCCGAGAAGCACCAGGCCGTGGCGCTACGCGTCCAGTCCGACATGTCCGTAATTTACAACTGCCACATGGACGCCTTCCAGGACACCCTCTACGCGCACGCCCACCGCCAGTTCTACCGCGACTGCACCATCTCCGGCACCATCGACTTCATCTTCGGCGACGCGCTCGCCGTCTTTCAGAACTGCCAAATGTTCGTGAAGAAGCCCCTTGAGAACCAGCAGTGCATTGTCACCGCGTCGGGACGCAGCGAGCGCCGCTCCGCCTCAGCCATCGTCCTCCAGAACTGCACCATCTCGGCGGACCCCGCCTACTACCCCCTGCGCAACATCAACAAGGCGTACCTCGGCCGCCCGTGGAAGGACTACTCGAGGACGATCATCATGCAGTCCCAGATCGACGATCTGATCCAGCCGCAGGGGTGGTTGGCATGGATGGGCAACTTCGCGCTCAACACGTGCTTCTATGCGGAGTACGGGAACAGAGGGGCCGGCTCGGCGACGACGGGGAGAGCGAAGTGGCGCGGGATCAAGAGCATGACTGCGCAGCACATCGTCGACTTCACGCCGAAGGCCTTCTTCAAGGGCGATGATGCGTGGATCACCGCCACCGGAGTGCCTTACAGTCCTAAGTTGATGGCGGTTTGA
- the LOC104428294 gene encoding probable acyl-CoA dehydrogenase IBR3 isoform X2, translating to MEYLEGRIFIDPRLPGVTPGRRRVIYGATAKALASLHSANVDAIGLEKFGRKDNYCKRQVERWAKQYIASTAEGKPERNPKMFELIDWLRQHIPQEDSSGATAGIVHGDFRLDNLIFHPVEDRVIGILDWELSTLGSQMCDVAYCCLPYVIEFRLDKARAGQGFELSGIPEGIPSMAEYLAEYCSASDKSWPAAAWKFYMAFSLFRGASIYTGVYSRWIMGNAAGGERAQHAGQIANDLIDSAWAFIERKSVLPEHPPPAPRFLSSFTPANYGGEGSFSLEGGRFVPNEKVLNLRNKLIKFMEDRIYPMENEFYKLAQSNSRWTVHPEEERLKELAKREGLWNLWIPLDSAARARELISKGKSYAFSNEAYDQLLGAGLSNLEYGYLCEIMGRSVWAPQIFNCSAPDTGNMEVLLRYGNKDQLNEWLIPLLEGKIRSGFAMTEPQVASSDATNIECSIRRLGDSYIINGKKWWTSGAMDPRCRILIVMGKTDFSAAKHKQQSMILVDMESPGVHVERPLMVFGFDDAPHGHAEISFENVCVPAKNILLGEGRGFEIAQGRLGPGRLHHCMRLIGAAERGMWMMAQRALERKVFGKLIAEQGSFLSDMAKCRIELERTRLLILEAADQLDRLGNKKARGTIAMAKVAAPNMALKVLDMAMQVHGGAGLSSDTVLSHLWATARTLRIADGPDEVHLGTIAKLELQRAKL from the exons ATGGAGTACCTGGAAGGACGTATATTCATAGACCCCAGGCTGCCG GGTGTCACGCCAGGTAGGAGAAGGGTAATATATGGGGCAACTGCGAAAGCTTTGGCATCTTTACATTCTGCTAATGTGGATGCTATTGGCCTAGAAAAGTTTGGACGGAAGGATAATTATTGTAAGCGACAG GTAGAGAGATGGGCTAAGCAGTATATCGCATCAACTGCAGAGGGTAAGCCTGAGAGAAATCCAAAAATGTTTGAGCTGATCGATTGGCTTCGTCAGCATATTCCTCAAGAAGATTCTTCGGGAGCTACAGCAGGCATAGTTCATGGAGACTTTCGTCTCGACAATCTTATTTTCCATCCCGTGGAG GATCGAGTTATCGGTATTCTTGACTGGGAACTGTCTACACTTGGAAGCCAGATGTGCGATGTTGCATACTGCTGCTTG CCTTACGTTATTGAGTTTAGGTTGGATAAAGCCCGTGCAGGTCAAGGTTTTGAGCTTTCTGGAATTCCAGAAGGTATTCCATCCATGGCTGAATATCTGGCTGAATACTGCTCAGCATCT GACAAATCATGGCCTGCTGCTGCTTGGAAGTTCTACATGGCCTTTTCATTGTTTCGTGGTGCATCAATATACACTGGAGTCTACAGTAGATGGATCATG GGCAATGCTGCAGGAGGTGAACGTGCACAACACGCGGGTCAAATAGCTAATGACCTAATAGATTCTGCATGGGCCTTTATTGAAAGGAAATCTGTGCTTCCTGAGCACCCTCCACCTG CTCCAAGATTTCTCAGTTCCTTCACACCTGCTAATTATGGTGGAGAAGGAAGCTTCTCATTGGAGGGAGGGCGGTTTGTCCCTAATGAAAAGGTCTTGAACTTGAGAAACAAGCTGATCAAATTTATGGAAGATCGCATATACcccatggaaaatgaattttacAAACTTGCTCAATCTAATTCACGATGGACTGTTCATCCTGAGGAGGAGAGATTGAAAGAGCTGGCAAAAAGAGAAGGCTTGTGGAACCTGTGGATACCT CTCGATAGTGCCGCTAGAGCAAGGGAACTAATTTCTAAAGGGAAAAGTTATGCATTCAGCAATGAGGCATATGATCAGTTGTTAGGAGCAGGCCTCTCTAACCTTGAGTATGGCTACCTTTGTGAGATTATGGGCCGTTCTGTTTGGGCTCCACAGATTTTTAATTGCAGTGCACCGGATACTGGAAATATGGAG GTTTTGCTGCGGTATGGAAATAAAGATCAACTAAATGAATGGCTTATTCCTTTGCTTGAGGGGAAAATCCGGTCAGGATTTGCAATGACAGAACCACAAGTTGCATCTTCTGATGCAACCAATATAGAATGCTCCATCCGAAG ATTAGGAGATTCATACATCATCAATGGTAAGAAGTGGTGGACAAGTGGGGCCATGGATCCGAGATGCAGAATTCTTATAGTAATG GGGAAAACTGATTTTTCTGCTGCCAAGCACAAGCAGCAATCAATGATTTTAGTGGATATGGAGTCTCCAGGTGTTCATGTAGAAAGACCACTCATGGTTTTTGGATTTGATGATGCTCCTCATGGACATGCAGAAATATCATTTGAGAATGTATGTGTACCAGCAAAGAATATCCTTCTGGGCGAAGGTCGTGGTTTTGAAATTGCACAG GGTAGGCTTGGTCCTGGAAGATTGCACCACTGTATGAGATTGATTGGTGCAGCTGAACGTGGCATGTGGATGATGGCTCAAAGGGCCCTTGAAAGGAAAGTATTTGGGAAGTTGATCGCAGAGCAAGGATCGTTCTTGTCAGATATGGCTAAG TGTCGGATAGAACTGGAAAGAACTAGACTGCTAATTCTCGAGGCAGCTGACCAGCTTGATCGGCTTGGGAACAAGAAGGCCCGTGGAACCATTGCGATGGCCAAG GTAGCAGCTCCCAACATGGCACTGAAGGTGCTCGACATGGCTATGCAAGTGCATGGCGGAGCAGGATTATCTTCAGACACTGTCCTATCACATCTCTGGGCCACGGCAAGAACTCTAAGAATTGCGGATGGTCCGGATGAAGTACATTTGGGCACAATTGCCAAATTAGAACTTCAGAGGGCGAAACTCTAA
- the LOC104428316 gene encoding epoxide hydrolase A — METIKHRTVKVNGVNLHVAESGEGPLVLLIHGFPELWYTWRHQILGLAALGFRAVAPDLRGYGDSDAPAAADAYTALHVVGDLVGLLDAEGEEKAFVVAHDWGALMAWYLCLLRPDRVKAMVSLSVPWMPRNPGMKPLDGYRAAFGDDYYMCRFQEPGEIEAQFAEMGTRRVLEGFLTYRIPGPLFFVKGKGFGHPVDDPVVLPSWLTQEDIDYYVDKFEEKGFTGGINYYRNLNRNWELMAPWDGVQVKVPVKFIVGELDLVYHMPGVKDFIHKGGLKKTVPLLEEVVVMEGVAHFLNQERPQDTTQHIYDFLSKF; from the exons atggagaCCATCAAGCACCGCACGGTGAAGGTCAACGGCGTGAACCTCCACGTGGCGGAGAGCGGCGAGGGCCCGCTCGTCCTCCTCATCCACGGCTTCCCGGAGCTCTGGTACACGTGGCGCCACCAGatcctcggcctcgccgcgctCGGCTTCCGCGCCGTCGCCCCCGACCTCCGCGGCTACGGGGACTCCGAcgccccggcggcggcggacgccTACACGGCCCTCCACGTGGTGGGCGACCTGGTGGGCCTCCTGGATGCGGAGGGGGAGGAGAAGGCGTTCGTGGTGGCCCACGACTGGGGGGCCCTGATGGCGTGGTACCTGTGCCTGCTCCGGCCCGACCGGGTCAAGGCTATGGTCAGCCTCAGCGTGCCGTGGATGCCCCGGAACCCCGGGATGAAGCCCCTCGACGGCTACAGGGCCGCCTTTGGCGATGATTACTACATGTGCAGATTCCAG GAACCTGGAGAGATCGAGGCCCAGTTTGCAGAGATGGGAACCAGGAGAGTCCTCGAGGGGTTCTTGACATACCGCATTCCTGGCCCGCTTTTCTTTGTGAAAGGGAAAGGGTTCGGGCACCCGGTGGACGACCCGGTCGTCTTGCCTTCGTGGCTGACACAGGAGGACATTGACTATTATGTCGACAAGTTTGAGGAGAAGGGCTTCACTGGAGGGATCAACTACTACAGGAACTTGAACCG GAACTGGGAGCTGATGGCACCATGGGATGGGGTTCAGGTGAAAGTGCCTGTAAAGTTCATTGTGGGTGAGCTTGACCTGGTTTACCACATGCCAGGCGTCAAGGACTTCATACACAAAGGTGGGCTCAAGAAGACGGTCCCTCTCTTGGAGGAAGTGGTGGTCATGGAAGGTGTGGCCCATTTCCTCAACCAAGAGAGGCCCCAGGACACCACCCAACACATTTATGATTTCCTTAGCAAGTTTTGA
- the LOC104428294 gene encoding probable acyl-CoA dehydrogenase IBR3 isoform X1 → MGSRTGDLLQRVDSAHQLDLDALRRYASANVPGFPLSPSTFAVSQFGHGQSNPTFLMEVGSGGQLQRYVMRKKPPGVLLQSAHAVEREFQVLLALGSRTKVPVPKVFCLCTDPTVIGTAFYIMEYLEGRIFIDPRLPGVTPGRRRVIYGATAKALASLHSANVDAIGLEKFGRKDNYCKRQVERWAKQYIASTAEGKPERNPKMFELIDWLRQHIPQEDSSGATAGIVHGDFRLDNLIFHPVEDRVIGILDWELSTLGSQMCDVAYCCLPYVIEFRLDKARAGQGFELSGIPEGIPSMAEYLAEYCSASDKSWPAAAWKFYMAFSLFRGASIYTGVYSRWIMGNAAGGERAQHAGQIANDLIDSAWAFIERKSVLPEHPPPAPRFLSSFTPANYGGEGSFSLEGGRFVPNEKVLNLRNKLIKFMEDRIYPMENEFYKLAQSNSRWTVHPEEERLKELAKREGLWNLWIPLDSAARARELISKGKSYAFSNEAYDQLLGAGLSNLEYGYLCEIMGRSVWAPQIFNCSAPDTGNMEVLLRYGNKDQLNEWLIPLLEGKIRSGFAMTEPQVASSDATNIECSIRRLGDSYIINGKKWWTSGAMDPRCRILIVMGKTDFSAAKHKQQSMILVDMESPGVHVERPLMVFGFDDAPHGHAEISFENVCVPAKNILLGEGRGFEIAQGRLGPGRLHHCMRLIGAAERGMWMMAQRALERKVFGKLIAEQGSFLSDMAKCRIELERTRLLILEAADQLDRLGNKKARGTIAMAKVAAPNMALKVLDMAMQVHGGAGLSSDTVLSHLWATARTLRIADGPDEVHLGTIAKLELQRAKL, encoded by the exons ATGGGGAGTCGAACCGGCGATCTTCTGCAGCGAGTCGACTCGGCTCACCAGCTTGACCTCGACGCCCTCCGCCGCTACGCATCGGCGAACGTCCCCGGCTTCCCTCTCTCCCCGTCCACCTTCGCCGTCTCTCAG tTCGGGCACGGCCAGTCGAACCCGACGTTCCTCATGGAGGTCGGGAGCGGGGGCCAGCTGCAGCGTTACGTCATGCGGAAGAAGCCGCCGGGGGTGTTGCTGCAATCCGCCCACGCCGTCGAGAGAGAGTTTCAG GTACTCCTAGCTTTGGGTTCGCGCACGAAGGTCCCAGTTCCTAAAGTATTCTGCTTATGTACTGATCCCACCGTGATCGGGACAGCATTTTACATCATGGAGTACCTGGAAGGACGTATATTCATAGACCCCAGGCTGCCG GGTGTCACGCCAGGTAGGAGAAGGGTAATATATGGGGCAACTGCGAAAGCTTTGGCATCTTTACATTCTGCTAATGTGGATGCTATTGGCCTAGAAAAGTTTGGACGGAAGGATAATTATTGTAAGCGACAG GTAGAGAGATGGGCTAAGCAGTATATCGCATCAACTGCAGAGGGTAAGCCTGAGAGAAATCCAAAAATGTTTGAGCTGATCGATTGGCTTCGTCAGCATATTCCTCAAGAAGATTCTTCGGGAGCTACAGCAGGCATAGTTCATGGAGACTTTCGTCTCGACAATCTTATTTTCCATCCCGTGGAG GATCGAGTTATCGGTATTCTTGACTGGGAACTGTCTACACTTGGAAGCCAGATGTGCGATGTTGCATACTGCTGCTTG CCTTACGTTATTGAGTTTAGGTTGGATAAAGCCCGTGCAGGTCAAGGTTTTGAGCTTTCTGGAATTCCAGAAGGTATTCCATCCATGGCTGAATATCTGGCTGAATACTGCTCAGCATCT GACAAATCATGGCCTGCTGCTGCTTGGAAGTTCTACATGGCCTTTTCATTGTTTCGTGGTGCATCAATATACACTGGAGTCTACAGTAGATGGATCATG GGCAATGCTGCAGGAGGTGAACGTGCACAACACGCGGGTCAAATAGCTAATGACCTAATAGATTCTGCATGGGCCTTTATTGAAAGGAAATCTGTGCTTCCTGAGCACCCTCCACCTG CTCCAAGATTTCTCAGTTCCTTCACACCTGCTAATTATGGTGGAGAAGGAAGCTTCTCATTGGAGGGAGGGCGGTTTGTCCCTAATGAAAAGGTCTTGAACTTGAGAAACAAGCTGATCAAATTTATGGAAGATCGCATATACcccatggaaaatgaattttacAAACTTGCTCAATCTAATTCACGATGGACTGTTCATCCTGAGGAGGAGAGATTGAAAGAGCTGGCAAAAAGAGAAGGCTTGTGGAACCTGTGGATACCT CTCGATAGTGCCGCTAGAGCAAGGGAACTAATTTCTAAAGGGAAAAGTTATGCATTCAGCAATGAGGCATATGATCAGTTGTTAGGAGCAGGCCTCTCTAACCTTGAGTATGGCTACCTTTGTGAGATTATGGGCCGTTCTGTTTGGGCTCCACAGATTTTTAATTGCAGTGCACCGGATACTGGAAATATGGAG GTTTTGCTGCGGTATGGAAATAAAGATCAACTAAATGAATGGCTTATTCCTTTGCTTGAGGGGAAAATCCGGTCAGGATTTGCAATGACAGAACCACAAGTTGCATCTTCTGATGCAACCAATATAGAATGCTCCATCCGAAG ATTAGGAGATTCATACATCATCAATGGTAAGAAGTGGTGGACAAGTGGGGCCATGGATCCGAGATGCAGAATTCTTATAGTAATG GGGAAAACTGATTTTTCTGCTGCCAAGCACAAGCAGCAATCAATGATTTTAGTGGATATGGAGTCTCCAGGTGTTCATGTAGAAAGACCACTCATGGTTTTTGGATTTGATGATGCTCCTCATGGACATGCAGAAATATCATTTGAGAATGTATGTGTACCAGCAAAGAATATCCTTCTGGGCGAAGGTCGTGGTTTTGAAATTGCACAG GGTAGGCTTGGTCCTGGAAGATTGCACCACTGTATGAGATTGATTGGTGCAGCTGAACGTGGCATGTGGATGATGGCTCAAAGGGCCCTTGAAAGGAAAGTATTTGGGAAGTTGATCGCAGAGCAAGGATCGTTCTTGTCAGATATGGCTAAG TGTCGGATAGAACTGGAAAGAACTAGACTGCTAATTCTCGAGGCAGCTGACCAGCTTGATCGGCTTGGGAACAAGAAGGCCCGTGGAACCATTGCGATGGCCAAG GTAGCAGCTCCCAACATGGCACTGAAGGTGCTCGACATGGCTATGCAAGTGCATGGCGGAGCAGGATTATCTTCAGACACTGTCCTATCACATCTCTGGGCCACGGCAAGAACTCTAAGAATTGCGGATGGTCCGGATGAAGTACATTTGGGCACAATTGCCAAATTAGAACTTCAGAGGGCGAAACTCTAA
- the LOC104428328 gene encoding epoxide hydrolase A — protein sequence METIKHRTVKVNGVNLHVAESGEGPLVLLIHGFPELWYTWRHQILGLAALGFRAVAPDLRGYGDSDAPAAADAYTFLHVVGDLVGLLDAVAAEGEEKAFVVAHDVGAQIAWYLCLLRPDRVKALVSLSLPWVPRNPGMKPLDGYRAAYGDDYYMCRFQEPGEIEAQFAEMGTRRVLEGVLTYRIPGPLFLVKGKGFGHPVDDPVVLPSWLTQKDVDYYVDKFEKKGFTGGINYYRNMNRNWELMAPWDGAQVKVPVKFIVGELDLVYHMPGVKDFIHKGGFKKMVPLLEEVVVMEGVAHFLNQERPQDTTQHIYDFLSKF from the exons atggagaCCATCAAGCACCGCACGGTTAAGGTCAACGGCGTGAACCTCCACGTGGCGGAGAGCGGCGAGGGCCCGCTCGTCCTCCTCATCCACGGCTTCCCGGAGCTCTGGTACACGTGGCGCCACCAGatcctcggcctcgccgcgctCGGCTTCCGCGCCGTCGCCCCCGACCTCCGCGGCTACGGGGACTCCGAcgccccggcggcggcggacgccTACACCTTCCTCCACGTGGTGGGCGACCTGGTGGGGCTCCTGGACGCGGTGGCGGCGGAGGGGGAGGAGAAGGCGTTCGTGGTGGCCCACGACGTGGGGGCCCAGATCGCGTGGTACCTGTGCCTGCTCCGGCCCGACCGGGTCAAGGCTCTGGTCAGCCTCAGCCTGCCGTGGGTGCCCCGGAACCCCGGGATGAAGCCCCTCGACGGCTACAGGGCCGCCTATGGCGATGATTACTACATGTGCAGATTCCAG GAACCTGGAGAGATCGAGGCCCAGTTTGCAGAGATGGGAACCAGGAGAGTCCTCGAGGGGGTCTTGACATACCGCATTCCCGGCCCGCTTTTCCTTGTGAAAGGGAAAGGGTTCGGGCACCCGGTGGACGACCCGGTCGTCTTGCCTTCGTGGCTGACACAGAAGGACGTTGACTATTATGTCGACAAGTTTGAGAAGAAGGGCTTCACTGGAGGGATCAACTACTATAGGAACATGAACCG GAACTGGGAGCTGATGGCACCATGGGATGGGGCTCAGGTGAAAGTGCCTGTAAAGTTCATTGTGGGTGAGCTTGACCTGGTTTACCACATGCCAGGCGTCAAGGACTTCATACACAAAGGCGGGTTCAAGAAGATGGTCCCTCTCTTGGAGGAAGTGGTGGTCATGGAAGGTGTGGCCCATTTCCTCAACCAAGAAAGGCCCCAGGACACCACCCAACACATTTATGATTTCCTTAGCAAGTTTTGA